The Deltaproteobacteria bacterium sequence AACCGGAAGACCATGCCCACTGGAAGTTGTAGCCTCCCAGCAAACCCGTGACATCCAGCACCTCGCCTACAAAATACAAACCCGGGACTAATTTTGATTCCATTGTTTTAGAGGAGATATCTTTGGTATCGACACCACCGCGTGTAACTTCTGCTTTTTCATAACCGACCGTTGATTGTGGAATGAAAGAAAATTTTTTTAGTCCTTGTTCCAATTGCTTCGCCTGTTTCTTTGAGAGATTTGCCATCTGCACATCGTCAAGCTTGCAGTCTTTGACAACGTGCTCTGCAAAACGGGTTGGCAATTCCTGAGATAAAACATTGGCAACGATTTTCTTCGGTTCTTCTTTTTGTTTTTTTTCGATCCATTTTAAAAAATGGGGAATGTGGGGAAGAAAATCGATCCCAACTTCTTCTCCCTTGTACCAAAACAAGGAACTTTTGAGCGCCGCTGGTCCGCTGATGCCTATGTGGGTAAATAGAATATTTTCCATGAAACTTCTCTTACCTGCCTTCGAAGAAACATTGAGCGAGATTCCCGCTAGACCACCAAAGAGTTGCCGATCTTTTTTAGAAAAAACAAAACCATCGAGCGCGGGGTCCAATGGGGTAATGCTATGCCCAAACTGTTTGGCCACCCGATAACCAAAATCGCTGGCACCCAGTTTTGGAAAGGAGAGACCGCCCGTGGCAATAATCAAATTTTTTGACTGATATTTTGCACGTTCCGTATTTATCCCAAAAAAACCATCTTTTTTTTGAACCGATTTGATTTTAATGCCTGTCTTGAGTTTTGAATTTTCTCCCAACGCTTTTTCAAGCAACAAATCGAGAATCTGCTTGGAAGAGGTTTTGCAAAAAAGCTGACCCAATGTTTTTTCGTAATAGGCAATTTTGGCGTCGTTCATCCATTGTATAAAATCATTTTGAGTGAACTGATGCAGAGATGATTTGCAAAAGTGGGGGTTGTTCGAGACAAAATCCGCTTCCGAAATTTCTTTGTTGGTGAAGTTGCAACGACCACCGCCGGAGATAAGAATTTTCGAACCGGGTTTGGAATTCGATTCCAGAATCAACACACTCTTTCCCCGCTCTTTGGCCGAAATAGCGCTCATCAACCCCGCCGCCCCAGCTCCAATAATAATTACATCGTAGATCATAACGAGGTCCGAAGTCAGTTTGTCATCCCCGAATGTTTTAATCGGGGATCCAGTCATTATTAAAACAGGCTGGATTCCCGCTCCCTGCCTACTACTTGCAGGGACAAGCTTCGCGGGAATGACTATCTTACTTGAACTCATTTTTCTACTTCGGAAACACTCTCTATAAAGGAAAAAATGTATGGTGAAAAACGAACCCATTAGTATATACCCCCCTCCTCAAATATGCTGAGCATTCAGAATCTACATAAGACTTATGGCGCCCAAGTGCTTTTTGATGGGGCTTCTCTGCAGATGACGCCCGGTGAAAAACTGGGGCTTGTGGGGAGAAACGGGCACGGGAAATCGACTCTTTTTCGACTTGTGCTTGGCGAAGAAGATGCCGATTCCGGAATCATTTCTCTCCCCCGCAATTACCGGATCGGGCATCTGGCCCAGCATCTTCATTTCACCCAGCCCACCGTGCTGGAAGAGGCCTGTCTGGGGCTTCCCGAAGGAGAGGAGTGGGACCACTACAAGGCGGAGCGGATTCTTTTTGGACTTGGGTTTGTCGAAGAAGACATGTCAAAAGCCCCTTCCACTTTTTCCGGCGGTTTTCAGATTCGTTTGAATCTCGCAAAAGTGCTGGTCTCCAATCCCAACCTTCTTCTGCTTGATGAACCGACCAACTATCTCGACATTCTCTCTATTCGATGGATCACAAAGTTTCTGCGCGCATGGAAAAATGAGTTGATTATTATTTCTCACGATTGGGAATTTATGGATAGTGTCACCACACATACCGCGGCCATTCACCGGCACAAGATCATCAAACTTTCCGGCGGCACCGAAAAACTTTACGCCCAAATTGCGCAAGATGAAGAGATTCATGAAAAGACACGCGTGAATGAAGAGAAAAAAAGAAAACAGGTCGAAGTTTTTATCAGCCGGTTTCGGGCCAAGGCCTCCAAAGCTTCATCCGTGCAATCGCGCGTGAAGCAGTTGGAGAAGATGGGCGAGAAAGAAAAACTGGGCCGCATCGCCAATCTTGATTTTGCGTTTCACTATGCCTCCATTCCCGCAAAAAGATTGATGGAGGTGCACAATCTTTCTTTTCATTTTGATTCGCAAAAACCACTGATCCACAATTTCAATTTCACCATCCATGCCGGGGATCGCATCGCCGTGATCGGAAAAAATGGTTATGGAAAATCAACCCTGCTCAATCTGATGGCGGGCGAGTTAAACCCATTGCACGGCACTATCCGGTCTCATCCAAATCTTGAACTTGGATATTTTGGTCAGACCAACATTGACCGTTTGCACAAAAAGCAAACAGTGGAGCAGGAAATTGGCTCCGCGAACGGCGCTTTAAATCGTACCGCCGTCCGTACCCTCTGCGGCATCATGATGTTTTCGGGCGATAACGCGGAAAAGAAAGTTGGAGTTCTCTCGGGCGGCGAAAGAAGTCGCGTGCTTTTGGGAAAAATTCTCGCCGCTCCGGCAAATCTTCTCTTTCTGGATGAACCCACAAACCATCTCGACATGCAGTCGATTGAATCCCTTGTTGAGGCAATCGAAAATTTTGAGGGAGCCGTTGTCATTGTCACCCACAGTGAAATGATTTTGCGCGCAGTCGCAACGCGTCTTGTATTGTTTCAACACGGCAATGCCGAAGTTTTCAACGGCGGTTACGACGATTTTCTGGAAAAGGTCGGTTGGGAAGAGGAAGGAAAACAACACAAGTGAAAAAGAGCCACAAATACTTCGTCTACATTCTTCAGTCGGCGGATGGAAAATATTACACGGGTTATACCACCGACTTGGAAAGAAGGATGAAGCAACACCAAAACGGCAAGGGAGCTAAATTTACGAGGGGGTTTGGATTCGACAAACTGCTTTATCACGAAGAATACCGGACGAAATCACGCGCTATGAAACGGGAAGCGGAATTAAAAAATTGGACCCGCGCGGAAAAAGAAACTTTAATGGAAGACTTAAGATTTTTGTAGCACCAATGCGCAAGTGGGCGCGGGAAGAAGAAAATCAAGACAGGTCATTTCCACTCTTCCCTTGGCATCCACCATTCCCTGACAGGGATTGTCACATTTTTCAACGGTCCCATTGTAACAAAACATCAGGTCGCCGGATTGAGTATCCATAATACCAACAACGGCACCGGGGATGGAATCAAAGGCATCGTCGGAAACAAAATTTTGGACCGCGTCTTTTGTGCCGGTTACCGTAAAAATTCCATCGGCAAAAGTGATTTCCGTGCAATCTTGTTTGACAACTTTCCAATTTCCTTGTGCATCAAATTTTGGCGTAACGGATACACCTGGATTGATTCCTGATTTTACGTTGGGGTTGCCGGGTGTGCCACTGCATGCGGAGACGAGTAAAAGACCTGCGAAAGCGATAAAGAATTTATTCATTTTTCCCTTTCCTTCCTTGTGTGGTTCTTTCACTATAGTTATCGTTGATTGTCAAAAAAAGTTGCGTGTTTTTTGAAGATTTTTTGCTTTTTCTATAACCTCTTGATTTTATTGAAAAATATACTAGTGTAAAAGGGACAAACACCATGACCACCACAAAAAAAATCTATGACCGGTTTTTGGAACGCACACACGAACTTTTTACACTTCAATCGATTGGCGCAGTGCTTCATTGGGACAAAGAAACCTTCATGCCCAAAAAAGGGGTTGAAACACGCGCCTCCCAACTTCAATTATTAAGCGGTTTAAGCCACGACTACCTGACCAATCCAAAACTGGGAGAATTGATCGAGCAACTTTCAGAACCTCTGCACGCGAAAAATTTATCCGATACAGAAAAGGTCAACGTGCGCGAAATGAAACGGGCCTATGAGCGAAGTGTCAAAATTCCGAAAAAACTCTCTCAGGAAATGTCCCACATCAATACCATGGCAACGGAAGCGTGGATTGAAGCGCGCAAGAACGATCGCTTTCGGGATGTGGCGCCTTGGCTTGAAAAAATTGTCGCCTTGAACCGGCAATATGCAAAATGTCTCGGTTTCAAAAATGATTATGATGCTCTGCTGGATGGTTATGAGCCACAAGCCACAACGGCCGAATTAAAACCTCTCTTTGAAAGATTAAGAAAAGCATTGGTCCCTCTGGTTCCGTGGGCACGGGAAAAATGCGAAAAATTTAAACCACTCCGCTTCACCGCAAAATTTCCGATTGAAAAACAAACCACGCTGGAAAAAATTCTGCTTGAAAAAATTGGATTTGATTTGGATTGCGGCAGACTTGACATCTCCACCCACCCTTTTTGCATCTCTTTCTCGGGAGATGTGCGGATCACCACGCGTTATCAGGAAGAGAATTTCTGCAACTCGCTGATGTCGGTCTTTCATGAAGCAGGCCACGGACTTTATGAACAGGGCTTTTTACCGCAACACAAAAACACTCCCATGGCGGAGGCCGCGTCGTTTGGTGTTCATGAATCACAATCACGATTCTGGGAAAACATCGTCGGGCGAAGCCGCCCTTTCTGGAAATATTTCACCCCCATCGCCAAAAAATATTTTCCGGAAGTGCTTGCCAACGTCACAGACGATCAACTTTTTCATCATGTGAATCAAGTGCACCCAAGTTTTATCCGAGTCAATGCGGATGAAGTAACCTATAACCTGCATATTCTTTTGCGTTTTGAAATTGAACAGGAGCTCATCAACAACGGACTTAAAATTTCTGATCTCCCCGAAATCTGGAATGCAAAAATGAAAACCTATCTTGGCATTACCCCGCCAAATAACAAGTTGGGGGTTTTGCAGGATGTTCACTGGTATAGCGGCGGCATTGGTTATTTCGCCACCTATACACTCGGCAATCTTTATTCGGCTCAATGGTATCAGCAAATACATAAAGAATTGCCCGATGTGGAAAAACAAATTGCCAAAGGGGAATTCCTAAATATTCTGGGCTGGCTTCGCAAAAACATTCATTCGAAGGGACAATATTATCCCGCCGCCAAACTTTGTGAAGAGTTGACAAAAGAACCTTTGAACGAAAAACACTTTTTAAACTATCTTAAAAATAAATATGAAACGTTCAACTAACCCCTGTGACCGTAAAGTGCTGGAAGAAAGAGAAAAAGAGATACTGGTTCCCTATGCCCAACTTTCTTCAACAAGTTTGGGAAGAAAATATCCCGAAGAAGAATGTAACTTTCGACCCTGCTTTCAGAGAGATCTAGACCGCATCGTCCATTCCACTGCTTTCAGGCGCCTTGAATACAAGACACAGGTTTTCATCAATCACGAAGGAGATTATTATCGCACGCGACTCACACACAGTCTGGAGGTGGCTCAAATTGCCCGCGGGCTGGCGCGCATGCTCCGTGTCAATGAAGATCTGGCGCAAACTATTGCCCTTGCTCACGATCTGGGTCACACCCCTTTTGGACACGCGGGCGAAGCGGCCATGTGTGTCTTGATGAAAGACGTCGGCGGATTTGAACATAATTTGCAGAGTTTCCGCGTCGTCACCGAATTGGAAGAACGTTATCCCAATTTTCTGGGATTGAATCTTTCTTACGAAGTTCTTGAAGGAATTCTCAAACACGAAACGGTCTACGATAAACCAAAAGAGCACCGCCTCCTTAAAAAATCAGGTTATCCCACCGTTGAAGCTCAGATTGTTAATTTTGCCGATGAGATTGCCTACATGAATCACGATCTGGACGATGGTTTGCAATATGGCATGCTGACCTTTGGCGTTTTGGAAGAGGTGACTCTCTGGCGGGAAACTTTTTCAGAGATTGTGAAGAAAATGCCCTCAGCGCCCGATAAGGTTAAACGCTATCGCACCATCAGTCGTCTGATTCATAAGTTAGTTGACAATCTGCAACAGGAAACAAAAGGACGAATCAGTAAAAACAATATCCATTTCCTTGCAGACATTCGCAGTCGTGGCAAAAAAATTGTCGGTTTTAGCCCGGATATGCAGAAAAAAGCGGCCGAACTCAAAAAGTTTCTTTATCAAAACATGTATTTTCACTGGCGCGTGGTAAGAATGGCCGAAAAATCAAGACGAGTGATTCAGGAGTTGTTTCATGCCTATTTGAATAACACGAAAATCCTGCCCGAAGAGTTTTATCAGCGAATTCTAAAAGACAAAAACCCCAAACGCCATATCTGCGACTACATTGCCGGCATGACCGACCGCTTCGCCCTGCAAGAACACAAAAAACTGTTTGACCCCGAAGAGCGGGTTTGAACGGCTTCAGGCCTTAACACCTATAGGTGTAGAATATTACACTCATAGGTGTCAAAATCAGGAATCGCCATGATCCATATAAAATCCAGCACCGCAAAGAAAATTCTGGGTTATTTTTTTCTCCACGAAAACGAGTCTCTTTTCGTCAACGAGATGGCGAGGTTTTTTAAAGAAGACAAAAGAAATCTTGTTAGAAAATTGAATGAATTTGAAACACTTGGTTTGTTTAAAATAGAATCAAGGGGAAATCTTAAAATTTATTCCCTCAACAAAAAATTTCCTCTCTACAAGGAATACAGGAATCTGGTCTTTAAAACACTTGGAATAGAAGTCGAGCTTCGAAACATTCTTAAACAAATAGCAGGCATCAAGAGGGCTTTTATTTATGGTTCTTATGCCGGCAATAAATTTGACGACTTAAGCGATATTGATCTTATGGTAATTGGTGAACACAACATCATTGACCTTCAGAAGGAGATTGCCAAACTTCAAAAAAAGATCGGTCGTGAAATCAATTTGGTGAATATGGATGAAGAAGAAATAAAATCAAAAAAGAAAGATCCATTTATGGTTCAGGTAATGAAGGGTCGTAAAATTGAACTGCTATGACAACCTTTGAAACAAAATATTTTGTCAAATTCAAATTCTTATCCGAAAAGCACCTGTTGTTGGGTGATAATAGAGATGTCATCCTGAACGAAGTGAAGGATCTACCAGATAACAAAACGGATTCTTCGCGGAGTTTATCCTGAGCCCGAACAGATTCTTCGCTTCGCTCAGAATGACAAAGCGAAGGGCTCAGAATGACAATTTTTAGAACAGGTACTTCGGATAGGCATTCAAATTCACCCCTAGTCACCACGTCAGGATTATTGAAAAGACAGC is a genomic window containing:
- a CDS encoding NAD(P)/FAD-dependent oxidoreductase is translated as MTGSPIKTFGDDKLTSDLVMIYDVIIIGAGAAGLMSAISAKERGKSVLILESNSKPGSKILISGGGRCNFTNKEISEADFVSNNPHFCKSSLHQFTQNDFIQWMNDAKIAYYEKTLGQLFCKTSSKQILDLLLEKALGENSKLKTGIKIKSVQKKDGFFGINTERAKYQSKNLIIATGGLSFPKLGASDFGYRVAKQFGHSITPLDPALDGFVFSKKDRQLFGGLAGISLNVSSKAGKRSFMENILFTHIGISGPAALKSSLFWYKGEEVGIDFLPHIPHFLKWIEKKQKEEPKKIVANVLSQELPTRFAEHVVKDCKLDDVQMANLSKKQAKQLEQGLKKFSFIPQSTVGYEKAEVTRGGVDTKDISSKTMESKLVPGLYFVGEVLDVTGLLGGYNFQWAWSSG
- a CDS encoding deoxyguanosinetriphosphate triphosphohydrolase; this translates as MKRSTNPCDRKVLEEREKEILVPYAQLSSTSLGRKYPEEECNFRPCFQRDLDRIVHSTAFRRLEYKTQVFINHEGDYYRTRLTHSLEVAQIARGLARMLRVNEDLAQTIALAHDLGHTPFGHAGEAAMCVLMKDVGGFEHNLQSFRVVTELEERYPNFLGLNLSYEVLEGILKHETVYDKPKEHRLLKKSGYPTVEAQIVNFADEIAYMNHDLDDGLQYGMLTFGVLEEVTLWRETFSEIVKKMPSAPDKVKRYRTISRLIHKLVDNLQQETKGRISKNNIHFLADIRSRGKKIVGFSPDMQKKAAELKKFLYQNMYFHWRVVRMAEKSRRVIQELFHAYLNNTKILPEEFYQRILKDKNPKRHICDYIAGMTDRFALQEHKKLFDPEERV
- a CDS encoding nucleotidyltransferase domain-containing protein, giving the protein MIHIKSSTAKKILGYFFLHENESLFVNEMARFFKEDKRNLVRKLNEFETLGLFKIESRGNLKIYSLNKKFPLYKEYRNLVFKTLGIEVELRNILKQIAGIKRAFIYGSYAGNKFDDLSDIDLMVIGEHNIIDLQKEIAKLQKKIGREINLVNMDEEEIKSKKKDPFMVQVMKGRKIELL
- a CDS encoding GIY-YIG nuclease family protein, which gives rise to MKKSHKYFVYILQSADGKYYTGYTTDLERRMKQHQNGKGAKFTRGFGFDKLLYHEEYRTKSRAMKREAELKNWTRAEKETLMEDLRFL
- a CDS encoding ABC-F family ATP-binding cassette domain-containing protein, whose product is MLSIQNLHKTYGAQVLFDGASLQMTPGEKLGLVGRNGHGKSTLFRLVLGEEDADSGIISLPRNYRIGHLAQHLHFTQPTVLEEACLGLPEGEEWDHYKAERILFGLGFVEEDMSKAPSTFSGGFQIRLNLAKVLVSNPNLLLLDEPTNYLDILSIRWITKFLRAWKNELIIISHDWEFMDSVTTHTAAIHRHKIIKLSGGTEKLYAQIAQDEEIHEKTRVNEEKKRKQVEVFISRFRAKASKASSVQSRVKQLEKMGEKEKLGRIANLDFAFHYASIPAKRLMEVHNLSFHFDSQKPLIHNFNFTIHAGDRIAVIGKNGYGKSTLLNLMAGELNPLHGTIRSHPNLELGYFGQTNIDRLHKKQTVEQEIGSANGALNRTAVRTLCGIMMFSGDNAEKKVGVLSGGERSRVLLGKILAAPANLLFLDEPTNHLDMQSIESLVEAIENFEGAVVIVTHSEMILRAVATRLVLFQHGNAEVFNGGYDDFLEKVGWEEEGKQHK
- a CDS encoding carboxypeptidase M32, whose product is MTTTKKIYDRFLERTHELFTLQSIGAVLHWDKETFMPKKGVETRASQLQLLSGLSHDYLTNPKLGELIEQLSEPLHAKNLSDTEKVNVREMKRAYERSVKIPKKLSQEMSHINTMATEAWIEARKNDRFRDVAPWLEKIVALNRQYAKCLGFKNDYDALLDGYEPQATTAELKPLFERLRKALVPLVPWAREKCEKFKPLRFTAKFPIEKQTTLEKILLEKIGFDLDCGRLDISTHPFCISFSGDVRITTRYQEENFCNSLMSVFHEAGHGLYEQGFLPQHKNTPMAEAASFGVHESQSRFWENIVGRSRPFWKYFTPIAKKYFPEVLANVTDDQLFHHVNQVHPSFIRVNADEVTYNLHILLRFEIEQELINNGLKISDLPEIWNAKMKTYLGITPPNNKLGVLQDVHWYSGGIGYFATYTLGNLYSAQWYQQIHKELPDVEKQIAKGEFLNILGWLRKNIHSKGQYYPAAKLCEELTKEPLNEKHFLNYLKNKYETFN